Proteins encoded in a region of the Paenibacillus sp. W2I17 genome:
- a CDS encoding VOC family protein encodes MLIKLNWITLRVSNLEASLGFYHDMLGLPIQRRFESRGRQIAMLGMENETKLELIEGSESILKPEAGVSIGYEVNSLDEAMERLAELNIPIVRGPIQPNPHLRFIYITDPDGFEVQLAEHV; translated from the coding sequence ATGTTGATCAAATTAAATTGGATCACGCTGAGGGTCAGTAATTTGGAAGCTTCACTCGGGTTCTACCACGACATGCTTGGACTTCCCATTCAGCGCAGATTCGAAAGCCGTGGACGGCAGATTGCCATGCTGGGCATGGAGAATGAAACCAAACTGGAACTGATTGAGGGCAGTGAATCCATTCTTAAACCAGAGGCCGGCGTGTCGATCGGCTATGAGGTGAACTCGCTGGATGAAGCCATGGAACGACTGGCAGAACTGAATATTCCGATTGTACGCGGCCCCATCCAGCCCAATCCGCATCTGCGGTTTATTTACATTACAGATCCAGATGGCTTCGAGGTGCAACTCGCAGAGCATGTCTAA
- a CDS encoding alkaline phosphatase, producing MLNRFNVRAAKMMLAVTTIVTATLGGSSAAWAVEDTTSTTSASPIKNVIILIPDGMANDATALARWYKGSSLTLDSMASGMVRTHSADAPIADSAPAGTAFATGHKSHTGFVGVLPDKATMPGQKAIASGDERKPVASVLEASKLAGKATGIIATSEIMHATPADFSSHYPDRKNYDALSKQQVYNGMDVVLGGGSKYLEPAGRKDGENLISSIKALGYDYVTTPAAMKASDSNKLWGMFAPSGMAYNMDRDPAKQPSIAEMTSKAIEVLSKDEDGFFLMVEGSKVDWAAHANDPIGIISDVLAFDDAVKVAMDFAKADGETAVVAVTDHGNGGLTIGNNATSGTYDKEPLSTFIGPLKKAKLTGEGVEAKLNAKRTNIKAVMKQYYGITDLTSEEIATIKAAEPGSLNYAIGPMISKRAGIGWTTGGHTGGDVVLYTYAPNNDRPFGVIDNTDVAKYMARVLDLDLDSVSKQLFVPAKQAFTAKGATYKLDLTDAKNPKILVSKGNTKLELQIYKNIALVNGKKTTLEGVIVYNGVDAFVPQTAVDLIQ from the coding sequence ATGTTAAACCGGTTTAATGTCCGTGCAGCCAAAATGATGCTCGCGGTGACGACGATTGTTACGGCTACACTCGGAGGTAGCAGTGCAGCGTGGGCTGTGGAAGACACCACCTCCACAACATCTGCATCACCGATTAAAAATGTGATTATTCTGATTCCTGACGGTATGGCTAACGATGCTACCGCTCTGGCTCGTTGGTATAAGGGCTCGTCCCTGACTCTGGACTCCATGGCAAGCGGCATGGTTCGGACACACTCCGCCGATGCGCCGATTGCGGACTCGGCCCCTGCCGGAACCGCTTTTGCTACAGGTCATAAATCTCATACCGGATTTGTTGGTGTACTGCCGGACAAAGCTACGATGCCAGGGCAAAAGGCGATTGCGTCTGGAGACGAAAGAAAACCTGTTGCTTCCGTGCTGGAAGCATCCAAACTGGCGGGTAAAGCAACTGGCATTATCGCTACATCCGAGATTATGCACGCCACACCAGCGGACTTCTCCTCTCACTATCCGGACCGTAAAAACTATGATGCACTCAGCAAACAACAAGTCTACAATGGCATGGATGTTGTGTTGGGTGGAGGTAGCAAATATCTTGAGCCAGCCGGACGCAAAGACGGAGAGAATCTGATTTCCTCCATCAAGGCACTGGGTTACGATTACGTCACTACACCAGCTGCAATGAAAGCATCCGATTCGAACAAACTGTGGGGTATGTTTGCACCCTCAGGCATGGCTTATAATATGGACCGTGATCCTGCGAAGCAGCCAAGCATTGCCGAGATGACATCCAAAGCCATCGAAGTTCTGTCCAAAGATGAAGACGGCTTCTTCCTGATGGTTGAAGGCAGTAAAGTAGACTGGGCAGCTCACGCCAATGATCCCATTGGTATTATCAGCGACGTGCTGGCTTTTGACGATGCCGTAAAGGTAGCCATGGATTTTGCCAAAGCAGATGGAGAGACGGCCGTTGTGGCTGTTACGGACCACGGTAATGGTGGACTCACCATTGGTAACAACGCGACGTCCGGCACTTATGACAAAGAGCCATTGTCCACATTTATCGGACCTTTGAAAAAGGCCAAGCTGACTGGTGAGGGCGTTGAAGCGAAGCTGAATGCCAAGCGCACAAACATCAAAGCAGTAATGAAACAGTACTATGGTATTACCGATCTGACTTCCGAAGAGATTGCCACCATTAAAGCGGCCGAGCCAGGCAGTCTTAACTATGCAATCGGTCCAATGATCAGCAAACGTGCAGGGATCGGCTGGACAACTGGTGGTCATACAGGTGGAGATGTTGTGCTGTACACGTATGCTCCGAACAATGACCGTCCATTCGGTGTAATCGACAACACGGATGTCGCCAAATATATGGCACGTGTATTGGATCTGGATCTCGACAGCGTGAGCAAACAATTATTTGTACCTGCCAAACAGGCATTTACAGCCAAAGGCGCGACGTACAAGCTGGATCTGACGGACGCCAAAAATCCGAAGATCCTCGTTTCAAAAGGTAACACCAAACTGGAACTGCAAATCTACAAAAATATTGCACTGGTAAACGGCAAAAAGACAACTTTGGAGGGTGTCATTGTTTATAACGGTGTAGATGCATTTGTACCACAAACGGCCGTTGATCTGATTCAATAA
- a CDS encoding AbgT family transporter: protein MVNADRQGNTGLFGWVEKVGNKLPNPFLLFIYLIIALMVATLVLSLFNATAHNPIDGEQVHVKNLLSREGIQWLLPNVVKNFADFKPLASILALVLGIGLAEKVGLLEAVMRKMAVRVPARYASYLVIFIAFFSHVSSDAALVIMPPLGALIFLAVGRHPVAGLIAAIAGVGAGFTANMLIVTTDVLLSGISTEIAASVDPNVGVTVLDNWYFMSASVIVLTLVAGFMTDKFLEPRLGRYEGERVYKLEAPTPEENRALRAAGIAALLFIAVIAFMVVPSNGVLRNPETGSVMGSPFLAGIVPVILLFFFTVALTYGIKVKVIQNQNDLPKLLIEPIKTMAGFIVMVFPLSQFVAMFNWSNMGKFLALTITDLLEKTGINGIPVVIGLIFLSALLTMFIASGSAIWSILAPVFIPMMMLLGFHPAFTQVIFRVSDSVVIPLAPVSPFVPLFVGFLQGYRKDAKLGTYYSLILPYSIAFFSVWVVMVILWYVFNLPLGPGVNARL from the coding sequence ATGGTGAATGCGGACAGACAGGGGAACACAGGACTTTTTGGTTGGGTAGAGAAAGTAGGGAATAAGCTTCCCAATCCGTTTTTATTGTTTATCTATCTCATTATCGCCCTGATGGTTGCCACATTGGTGTTATCACTCTTTAATGCGACGGCACATAACCCGATTGATGGGGAGCAAGTACACGTCAAGAACTTGCTGAGCAGAGAGGGGATTCAGTGGCTGTTGCCGAATGTGGTCAAGAACTTTGCCGATTTCAAACCACTGGCTTCCATCCTGGCTCTGGTGCTGGGCATTGGTCTGGCGGAGAAGGTGGGGCTTCTCGAAGCGGTTATGCGTAAAATGGCTGTTCGGGTACCTGCGCGTTACGCCAGTTATCTCGTTATTTTCATCGCGTTCTTCAGCCATGTATCCTCAGACGCAGCGCTTGTGATCATGCCTCCGCTTGGAGCGCTGATCTTTCTTGCGGTAGGCAGACATCCGGTTGCCGGATTGATTGCCGCGATTGCTGGTGTGGGTGCAGGTTTTACAGCCAATATGCTCATTGTGACCACGGATGTATTGTTGTCAGGCATCAGTACCGAGATTGCGGCCTCTGTAGATCCCAATGTGGGTGTTACGGTTCTGGATAACTGGTACTTTATGTCCGCTTCGGTTATTGTGCTGACCCTCGTTGCCGGGTTCATGACTGACAAATTCCTGGAACCACGCCTGGGCCGTTACGAAGGGGAGCGGGTGTACAAGCTCGAAGCGCCGACACCTGAAGAGAACCGGGCACTACGTGCAGCGGGAATCGCAGCATTGCTTTTTATCGCCGTGATTGCATTCATGGTCGTGCCTTCCAATGGGGTGCTTCGTAACCCTGAAACGGGAAGTGTCATGGGTTCGCCTTTCCTGGCCGGGATTGTTCCTGTCATTTTACTGTTCTTCTTTACCGTAGCACTGACTTACGGCATTAAAGTGAAAGTGATCCAAAACCAGAACGATCTGCCGAAACTGCTCATTGAACCGATCAAAACGATGGCTGGATTTATCGTGATGGTGTTCCCGCTGTCTCAATTCGTGGCGATGTTCAACTGGAGCAACATGGGCAAGTTTCTGGCACTTACGATCACGGATTTACTGGAAAAGACGGGCATTAACGGCATTCCCGTGGTGATCGGGCTGATCTTCCTGTCGGCATTGCTGACAATGTTTATTGCAAGCGGATCAGCGATCTGGTCGATTCTTGCCCCGGTGTTTATTCCAATGATGATGCTGCTTGGATTCCATCCGGCATTCACTCAGGTTATTTTCCGGGTATCGGACTCGGTCGTTATTCCCTTGGCTCCAGTATCACCGTTTGTACCGCTGTTCGTAGGATTTCTGCAGGGGTATCGTAAAGACGCGAAGCTGGGAACGTATTATTCACTGATTTTGCCGTATTCGATTGCTTTCTTCTCGGTGTGGGTGGTTATGGTCATTCTATGGTATGTCTTCAACCTGCCACTTGGTCCGGGAGTAAACGCAAGACTGTAG
- a CDS encoding GNAT family N-acetyltransferase, protein MKNKGMKDSSAYDDRTYEHRNDIRAARVRFYDQQSFKDMDWPDTEDGRYARAYLKPMMLDETQSFMSNVETTLLLARIDDLVIPLTVNDTEYDNAYVCSPYTHYVSYAKQELTMLQKPVLEKGLSVLLSLIGWGMKQSQINKVVHVNNWLFSTNLYPAMSGEQAECLLATVQERYPEHVIVFRSLCPGLHPDLTARLTEVGCRLIPSRQIYLYRAHDPNFGNSKSRWLLKRDYELLGKHGYEFVSEADMTDADIPRIVELYKLLYLEKYSYHNPQFTERFIAAAMASGTLRLYGLRKEGRLDAVMGYFCRNGIMTTPLFGYDTAVSQSVGLYRMLSACLIGQARENGHLLHESAGAAQFKRNRGAVADFEYSAVYERHLPWGRRWCWMLLDRLLNRVGVPLMRRMKL, encoded by the coding sequence TTGAAGAATAAAGGGATGAAAGACAGCTCGGCCTACGATGACCGTACATATGAGCATAGGAATGATATTCGAGCTGCACGCGTACGTTTTTATGATCAGCAATCGTTCAAAGACATGGACTGGCCCGATACGGAGGATGGAAGATATGCCAGAGCCTATCTGAAACCTATGATGCTGGACGAGACCCAAAGCTTTATGTCCAACGTGGAAACGACATTGTTGCTCGCCCGAATTGATGATCTCGTTATTCCGCTGACGGTGAATGATACAGAGTATGATAATGCTTACGTTTGTTCGCCATATACGCATTATGTGAGTTACGCCAAGCAGGAATTGACCATGTTGCAGAAGCCTGTGTTGGAAAAAGGTCTTTCTGTGCTGCTCAGTCTAATAGGTTGGGGAATGAAGCAATCACAGATCAACAAAGTTGTGCATGTGAACAACTGGCTGTTCTCCACCAATCTGTACCCAGCCATGTCCGGTGAACAGGCGGAATGTTTGCTTGCAACGGTACAAGAGCGATACCCTGAACATGTCATTGTGTTTCGCTCCTTGTGTCCGGGACTTCATCCCGATCTGACGGCGAGGCTAACGGAAGTGGGGTGTCGACTAATTCCGAGCCGACAAATCTACCTGTACAGAGCGCATGATCCGAATTTTGGCAACTCGAAATCACGCTGGCTGTTGAAGCGGGATTACGAATTATTGGGCAAGCATGGATACGAATTCGTCTCCGAAGCAGATATGACGGATGCAGATATTCCGCGAATTGTGGAATTGTACAAGCTGTTATACCTTGAAAAGTACTCCTATCACAATCCGCAATTTACCGAGCGGTTCATTGCTGCTGCGATGGCATCAGGAACACTCAGACTCTATGGACTGCGAAAGGAAGGGCGCCTGGACGCGGTGATGGGTTATTTCTGCCGAAATGGAATCATGACAACCCCGCTGTTTGGTTACGATACGGCGGTGTCTCAGTCCGTCGGACTATACCGCATGTTATCGGCATGCCTGATCGGACAGGCTCGCGAGAACGGCCATCTGTTACATGAGAGCGCCGGGGCTGCGCAGTTCAAGCGCAATCGCGGTGCGGTGGCGGATTTTGAGTATTCCGCCGTGTATGAGCGCCACCTTCCATGGGGCAGACGCTGGTGTTGGATGCTGCTTGATCGGTTGTTGAATCGCGTAGGTGTGCCGCTGATGCGCCGCATGAAGCTGTAA